From one Leifsonia soli genomic stretch:
- a CDS encoding carbohydrate ABC transporter permease, whose translation MTSLTTRPAQPQAVEPERHMRKRPLTPVDRVQRVIGYVLLTILALFCLVPFAWVVLSSVDGHAGPNVQLPAWTFENFVRFFTNSGTPLLLVNSLIIGIGATALNLVLGVAGGYALARYSFPGRRTFMYGILLIRVIPAPATIVPLYLIMVNLKLTDTLVGLILVEAVLQLPITLWLLKGTIGAVPLELEEAAWVDGNTRFRAIWRVVLPLIGPGLGAAAMLTFMNVWGDFLTPLVMLQSQELYPLSIGLFRAFSEHNQVDWGLLAASAIVYVAPPAILYVFVRKHLLRSSLGGAVKG comes from the coding sequence ATGACGTCCCTGACCACTCGTCCCGCCCAGCCGCAGGCGGTCGAACCCGAGCGCCACATGCGGAAACGGCCCCTGACGCCGGTCGACCGCGTGCAGCGGGTCATCGGCTATGTGCTGCTCACCATCCTCGCCCTGTTCTGCCTCGTGCCGTTCGCCTGGGTGGTGCTGAGCTCCGTCGACGGGCACGCGGGGCCCAACGTCCAGCTGCCGGCGTGGACCTTCGAGAACTTCGTCCGGTTCTTCACCAACTCGGGCACCCCGCTGCTCCTCGTCAACAGCCTGATCATCGGGATCGGCGCGACCGCCCTGAACCTCGTCCTCGGCGTCGCGGGAGGGTATGCGCTGGCGCGCTACAGCTTCCCGGGGCGTCGCACGTTCATGTACGGCATCCTGCTGATCCGGGTCATCCCGGCGCCGGCCACGATCGTGCCGCTGTACCTGATCATGGTGAACCTCAAGCTCACCGACACCCTCGTCGGGCTGATCCTGGTGGAGGCCGTGCTGCAGCTGCCGATCACCCTCTGGCTGCTGAAGGGGACGATCGGCGCCGTGCCGCTCGAGCTCGAAGAGGCGGCCTGGGTCGACGGGAACACCCGGTTCCGCGCCATCTGGCGAGTCGTCCTCCCCCTCATCGGCCCCGGCCTCGGCGCCGCCGCCATGCTGACCTTCATGAACGTCTGGGGCGACTTCCTCACCCCGCTCGTGATGCTGCAGAGTCAGGAGCTGTACCCGCTGTCGATCGGCCTGTTCCGGGCGTTCAGCGAGCACAACCAGGTCGACTGGGGGCTGCTGGCCGCCAGCGCCATCGTGTACGTGGCTCCCCCCGCGATCCTCTACGTCTTCGTGCGCAAGCACCTGCTCCGCTCCAGCCTCGGCGGCGCGGTGAAAGGATGA
- a CDS encoding ABC transporter permease subunit produces MTSSIDAPVAATATLRSPSPRRRGRRRSWPLLLILLGPAVALILLFIVVPAGYGIYLSFTNTQLTGFAARDPKFVGLDNYSYLLTSADFLSSLGHTGQFVLYSAIIGQTVLGMVAAILLSRPWVRGKGIFGAAILMPMVVPEVVASLAWASVLSNGRAGTLNQLTGLFGAGPTDWLQVVPMVSIITVNIWRGIAFAMIMFQAALEDVPVELIEAARIDGARALQVFRYVTLPLIRGPVFLYLLLTTISTVGVFGLVYFLTQGGPGGQTRLAAIYIYERALQFSQVGIGSAASMILLAIVLVLGVVYVRLAKVEV; encoded by the coding sequence GTGACCTCGTCCATCGACGCACCCGTCGCGGCGACGGCGACCCTCCGGTCGCCGTCGCCGCGGCGGCGCGGTCGGCGCCGCTCCTGGCCGCTGCTGCTCATCCTGCTCGGACCCGCAGTCGCCCTCATCCTGCTGTTCATCGTGGTGCCCGCCGGCTACGGGATCTACCTCAGCTTCACCAACACGCAGCTCACCGGCTTCGCCGCCCGCGACCCGAAGTTCGTCGGCCTCGACAACTACTCGTACCTGCTGACGAGCGCGGATTTCCTGTCGTCCCTGGGGCACACGGGCCAGTTCGTCCTGTACTCGGCGATCATCGGGCAGACGGTGCTCGGCATGGTGGCGGCCATCCTGCTCAGCCGTCCCTGGGTGCGCGGCAAGGGCATCTTCGGCGCAGCGATCCTGATGCCCATGGTGGTGCCGGAGGTCGTCGCGTCCCTCGCGTGGGCCAGCGTCCTCTCGAACGGCCGCGCGGGAACGCTCAACCAGCTGACCGGGCTCTTCGGCGCCGGGCCGACGGACTGGCTGCAGGTGGTGCCGATGGTGTCGATCATCACGGTCAACATCTGGCGGGGCATCGCCTTCGCGATGATCATGTTCCAGGCGGCACTCGAAGACGTCCCGGTCGAGCTCATCGAGGCGGCGAGGATCGACGGAGCGCGCGCATTGCAGGTCTTCCGGTACGTCACGCTGCCGCTCATCCGCGGGCCGGTCTTCCTCTACCTCCTACTGACCACGATCAGCACGGTCGGCGTGTTCGGGCTCGTGTACTTCCTCACCCAGGGCGGTCCGGGCGGACAGACCCGCCTGGCCGCCATCTACATCTACGAGCGCGCGCTGCAGTTCTCGCAGGTCGGCATCGGCAGCGCCGCGTCGATGATCCTCCTGGCGATCGTGCTCGTCCTGGGAGTGGTCTACGTGCGGCTCGCGAAAGTCGAGGTATGA
- a CDS encoding Gfo/Idh/MocA family protein has translation MIPSADGALVGDRLPVVVVGAGAMGGEWIRMLARSPLARIAGVVDLDVDLAASTVAAAGLDGVAVGASVVEVAERAGAAAVINVTVPQAHRTVNEQALRAGLPVLCEKPLAPTVAEALRQVALADITGELLMVSQSRRYFNHLAAFRRAVAGLGPLSTVNAQFFHADHEPGFREQMAHPLLVDMSIHHFDQLRALTPDEPIAVRCSSWNPPWSWFAGDAAASAEFELASGARFVYAGSRCTPGLQTSWNADWRVFGERGAASWDGDDVVRVEAGASDVEVPNGPEGIDGSFEEFVTALRSSTTPQNEVRANVLSLAMVEGAIRSSERGGERVVIADLLEESLATALADERNEDVAARLASWTSAADGIATPAWGSAPATIASGGAR, from the coding sequence ATGATTCCCTCCGCAGACGGTGCTCTCGTGGGCGATCGGCTGCCGGTCGTCGTCGTCGGAGCCGGCGCCATGGGCGGCGAGTGGATCCGGATGCTCGCCCGCTCCCCGTTGGCGCGGATCGCCGGCGTCGTGGACCTCGATGTCGATCTGGCCGCGTCGACCGTAGCGGCCGCAGGGCTCGACGGCGTCGCGGTCGGCGCCTCCGTCGTGGAGGTCGCCGAACGCGCGGGCGCCGCGGCCGTGATCAACGTGACCGTGCCGCAGGCGCACAGGACCGTGAACGAGCAGGCGCTGCGCGCCGGACTCCCCGTGCTGTGCGAGAAGCCGTTGGCTCCGACGGTCGCCGAGGCGCTTCGCCAGGTCGCCCTCGCCGACATCACCGGCGAGCTGCTGATGGTGAGCCAGTCCCGGCGGTACTTCAACCATCTCGCGGCGTTCCGCCGCGCCGTGGCCGGCCTGGGGCCGCTGTCGACCGTGAACGCGCAGTTCTTCCACGCCGACCACGAGCCGGGTTTCCGCGAGCAGATGGCGCATCCGCTGCTCGTGGACATGTCCATCCACCATTTCGACCAGCTGCGCGCGCTGACGCCGGACGAGCCGATAGCCGTGCGCTGCAGTTCGTGGAACCCGCCGTGGAGCTGGTTCGCCGGGGACGCCGCGGCGTCCGCCGAGTTCGAACTCGCGTCCGGTGCTCGGTTCGTCTATGCCGGAAGCCGCTGCACTCCGGGGCTGCAGACCTCCTGGAATGCCGATTGGCGGGTCTTCGGCGAGCGCGGCGCCGCATCGTGGGACGGCGACGATGTCGTGCGCGTCGAGGCCGGCGCGAGCGACGTCGAGGTGCCGAACGGCCCAGAGGGCATCGATGGGTCGTTCGAAGAGTTCGTGACGGCGCTTCGCTCCAGCACGACCCCGCAGAACGAGGTGCGGGCGAACGTGCTCAGCCTGGCGATGGTCGAGGGCGCGATCCGCAGCAGCGAGCGCGGCGGCGAGCGTGTGGTGATCGCCGACCTCCTCGAGGAATCGCTCGCGACCGCGCTCGCCGACGAGCGGAACGAGGACGTCGCCGCGCGGCTCGCGTCATGGACCAGCGCTGCCGACGGCATCGCAACACCGGCCTGGGGATCCGCCCCAGCCACGATCGCGTCAGGAGGCGCCCGTTGA
- the iolB gene encoding 5-deoxy-glucuronate isomerase: MTQPHAITHPHARTQRNEWFFPRGRLARGAWESVVDSRIPGWRHTGLRIADLAEGDAASLEADAVERLVIPLAGRFTVTHDGGSTQLAGRPSVFAGPTDVLYLGTQTAASVSGVGRVAVAEAPASVFHPAQHIRRDDVPVELRGAGASSRQVHNVGTPDILDADRFIVCEVITPSGNWSSYPPHKHDARSESESRLEEIYYFESALSRSIADASAPQEADPFGYLRTSSSEAGDIDTLAEVRTGDIGLVPYGWHGPCVAAPGYDLYYLNVMAGPDPERVWNISDHPAHAWVRTTWESQDTDPRLPYLPTTDRSGEHR, translated from the coding sequence ATGACACAGCCTCACGCCATCACCCATCCTCACGCCAGGACACAGCGGAACGAATGGTTCTTCCCCCGCGGCCGCCTCGCCCGGGGCGCCTGGGAGTCGGTCGTCGACTCCCGCATCCCCGGATGGCGGCACACCGGGCTTCGGATCGCGGACCTGGCGGAGGGGGACGCGGCGTCCCTCGAAGCGGATGCGGTGGAGCGGCTGGTCATCCCGCTGGCAGGCCGCTTCACGGTGACGCACGACGGCGGATCGACCCAGCTCGCCGGCCGGCCCTCGGTGTTCGCGGGCCCGACCGATGTGCTCTACCTCGGGACGCAGACCGCCGCGTCGGTCAGCGGCGTCGGCCGCGTGGCCGTCGCCGAGGCGCCCGCGTCGGTCTTCCACCCCGCGCAGCACATCCGTCGCGACGACGTGCCCGTTGAACTGCGCGGGGCCGGAGCCAGCAGCCGCCAGGTGCACAACGTCGGGACGCCGGACATCCTCGACGCCGATCGCTTCATCGTGTGCGAGGTCATCACCCCGTCCGGGAACTGGTCGTCGTATCCGCCGCACAAGCACGACGCCCGCAGCGAGAGCGAATCCCGGCTCGAGGAGATCTACTACTTCGAGAGCGCGCTCTCGCGGTCCATCGCGGACGCCTCCGCTCCGCAGGAGGCGGACCCGTTCGGCTACCTGCGGACCTCCTCGTCCGAAGCCGGAGACATCGACACGCTCGCCGAGGTGCGCACCGGCGACATCGGCCTCGTGCCGTACGGCTGGCACGGACCCTGTGTCGCCGCGCCCGGCTACGACCTGTACTACCTGAACGTCATGGCGGGACCGGACCCCGAGCGCGTCTGGAACATCAGCGACCACCCCGCGCACGCCTGGGTCCGCACGACGTGGGAGAGCCAGGACACCGATCCGCGACTCCCCTATCTGCCGACGACCGATCGAAGTGGAGAGCACCGATGA
- a CDS encoding ABC transporter substrate-binding protein, whose protein sequence is MKRTRVIAALAVAMVAVGGLSACSPGGSTSTGGPVTISVMEFQQTRIDSIKKLLPGFEAAMKKQGKDIKVKLVADVLTDDQFKTKITQQLIAGQAPDLIDLGDSLVPGFAGAGYLAPIDDYLDKWDGWKHYYPQFKKAMVRQDGHIYALVHDTGVQNLFYRKDILTSLGIDTSQPKTWDDLIARLEQVKEKTGDTPIVLPAGTAWGGGAWNEGFQPILGGTDKDYYSLKTGKWDLKSSGFPAVFDLYSTLYSKGLLPVQDLENPNPWEPTKYVKFPAGKIQVAAQGTWGWKYDWGPEGATPIPDLTTKVDTWQYPALRSGDKPFGWSGLGFGYATPAKSQHKDEAMLLAQYLSSGTPLADQLVASGAAAPRDDLADVKPYADEPKLLQAGKDLATSVYVPTGDGSDQIAQAIATSTELILNGKADGKQAYEAFVKDATDLLGPNLVK, encoded by the coding sequence ATGAAGCGCACTCGCGTGATCGCCGCTCTCGCCGTCGCCATGGTGGCGGTCGGCGGGCTCAGCGCCTGCTCCCCGGGCGGCAGCACCAGCACCGGTGGCCCCGTGACGATCTCGGTCATGGAGTTCCAGCAGACCCGGATCGACTCGATCAAGAAACTGCTCCCCGGCTTCGAGGCCGCGATGAAGAAGCAGGGCAAGGACATCAAGGTCAAGCTGGTGGCCGATGTGCTGACGGACGACCAGTTCAAGACCAAGATCACCCAGCAGCTCATCGCGGGCCAGGCGCCCGACCTCATCGACCTGGGCGACAGCCTGGTGCCCGGCTTCGCCGGCGCGGGCTACCTCGCGCCGATCGACGACTATCTCGACAAGTGGGACGGCTGGAAGCACTACTACCCGCAATTCAAGAAGGCGATGGTGCGTCAGGACGGGCACATCTACGCCCTCGTGCACGACACCGGGGTGCAGAACCTCTTCTACCGCAAGGACATCCTCACCTCGCTCGGAATCGACACCAGCCAGCCCAAGACCTGGGACGACCTCATCGCTCGCCTCGAGCAGGTCAAGGAGAAGACGGGTGACACGCCCATCGTTCTGCCGGCCGGCACGGCGTGGGGCGGCGGCGCCTGGAACGAGGGGTTCCAGCCGATCCTCGGCGGCACCGACAAGGACTACTACAGCCTGAAGACGGGCAAGTGGGACCTCAAGAGCAGCGGGTTCCCCGCCGTCTTCGACCTCTACAGCACGCTCTACAGCAAGGGCCTGCTGCCCGTGCAGGACCTGGAGAACCCCAACCCCTGGGAGCCGACCAAGTACGTCAAGTTCCCCGCGGGCAAGATCCAGGTCGCGGCGCAGGGCACCTGGGGCTGGAAGTACGACTGGGGCCCCGAGGGCGCAACGCCCATCCCGGACCTCACCACGAAGGTCGACACCTGGCAGTACCCGGCTCTCCGCAGCGGCGACAAGCCGTTCGGGTGGAGCGGCCTCGGCTTCGGCTACGCCACCCCGGCCAAGTCGCAGCACAAGGACGAGGCCATGCTGCTCGCCCAGTACCTCTCCAGCGGAACGCCGCTCGCGGATCAGCTGGTCGCCTCGGGCGCGGCCGCCCCGCGCGACGACCTCGCCGACGTCAAGCCGTACGCGGACGAGCCCAAGCTGCTGCAGGCGGGCAAGGACCTCGCAACCAGCGTGTACGTCCCGACGGGAGACGGATCCGACCAGATCGCCCAGGCGATCGCCACCTCGACCGAGCTCATCCTCAACGGCAAGGCCGACGGCAAGCAGGCCTACGAGGCGTTCGTCAAGGATGCCACCGACCTGCTCGGTCCGAACCTGGTGAAGTAG
- the iolC gene encoding 5-dehydro-2-deoxygluconokinase codes for MSQESTGSDYDVLTMGRVGVDLYPLQDGVGLEDVTTFGKYLGGSAANVAVAAARHGRSAALISATGDDPFGRYVHRELRRLGVSDAFVGVAPALPTPVTFCEIFPPDDFPIYFYRKPKAPDLTVTAEALDLDAVSRARVFWATVTGLSEEPSRSAHHRAWQARDRAGFTILDLDYREVFWDSAEHASAEIERALPHITIAVGNREECAVAVGETDPRRAADALLERGVELAIVKQGPKGVLARTATETVEVPPFPVEVVNGLGAGDGFGGALCHGLLEGWPLERILSFANVAGAIVASRRECSTAMPTTSEVDALLVGGAHAAL; via the coding sequence GTGAGCCAGGAATCGACGGGCAGCGACTACGACGTGCTGACGATGGGCCGGGTCGGCGTCGACCTCTACCCGCTGCAGGACGGCGTCGGGCTGGAAGACGTCACGACGTTCGGCAAGTACCTCGGCGGGAGCGCCGCCAATGTGGCCGTCGCCGCCGCCCGGCACGGCCGATCCGCCGCGCTGATCTCGGCGACGGGCGACGATCCGTTCGGCCGCTATGTGCACCGCGAACTCCGGCGCCTCGGGGTCTCGGACGCGTTCGTCGGCGTCGCGCCTGCGCTGCCGACCCCGGTGACCTTCTGCGAGATCTTCCCCCCGGACGACTTCCCGATCTACTTCTACCGCAAGCCGAAGGCGCCGGATCTGACCGTGACGGCGGAAGCGCTGGACCTCGACGCGGTCTCGCGGGCGCGCGTGTTCTGGGCGACGGTCACGGGGCTGAGCGAAGAACCGAGCCGGAGCGCCCACCACCGCGCGTGGCAGGCGAGGGACCGTGCCGGGTTCACCATCCTCGACCTGGACTACCGCGAGGTCTTCTGGGACTCGGCAGAGCACGCATCCGCGGAGATCGAGCGCGCTCTCCCTCACATCACCATCGCCGTGGGCAACCGCGAGGAATGCGCGGTCGCGGTCGGCGAGACCGACCCGAGGCGCGCCGCCGATGCGCTTCTCGAACGGGGAGTCGAGCTCGCGATCGTGAAGCAGGGGCCGAAGGGGGTGCTGGCCAGGACCGCGACCGAAACGGTCGAGGTGCCGCCGTTCCCGGTGGAGGTGGTCAACGGCCTCGGGGCGGGCGACGGATTCGGCGGCGCGCTCTGCCACGGGCTCCTCGAAGGGTGGCCCCTCGAGCGCATCCTGAGTTTCGCCAACGTCGCCGGGGCGATCGTCGCCTCCCGGCGCGAGTGCTCGACCGCCATGCCGACCACGTCGGAAGTGGACGCCCTCCTCGTCGGGGGCGCGCATGCTGCGCTCTGA
- a CDS encoding Cgl0159 family (beta/alpha)8-fold protein — protein MLRSESRAAVETRRLDEADFAELRRKRAEEPGCLRSILASRQRRPLIRDDGRLFIVAADHPARGALGIRGDELAMADRYDLLDRLATALSRPGVDGVLGTPDIIDDLALLGLLDDKIVVGSMNRGGLRHAVFEMDDRFTAYDVAGIVRDRLDFAKTLLRINLGDAGSVATIEANARAVDDAAAAQVPIMLEPFISDWVNGRVVNDLSTDAVIRSIAIAGGLGTTSVYTWLKLPVVPDMERVMATTTLPTLLLGGEARAGEDEVFELWEGALRLPGVRGLVAGRSLIYPSDGDVASAVDRAAALVHAPGRAILRP, from the coding sequence ATGCTGCGCTCTGAGAGCCGCGCGGCCGTCGAGACCCGCAGGCTGGACGAAGCCGACTTCGCCGAACTGCGCCGCAAGCGGGCGGAAGAGCCGGGGTGCCTGCGCAGCATCCTGGCGTCGCGGCAGCGTCGGCCGCTGATCCGGGACGACGGCCGCCTCTTCATCGTGGCAGCCGACCATCCGGCCCGCGGCGCGCTCGGCATCCGCGGCGACGAGCTCGCGATGGCCGACCGCTACGACCTGCTCGATCGCCTCGCGACCGCCCTGAGCCGGCCGGGTGTCGACGGGGTGCTCGGCACACCCGACATCATCGACGATCTCGCGTTGCTCGGCCTCCTCGACGACAAGATCGTGGTGGGCTCGATGAACCGCGGCGGCCTCCGCCACGCGGTGTTCGAGATGGACGACCGGTTCACCGCCTACGACGTCGCCGGCATCGTGCGGGATCGGCTGGACTTCGCCAAGACCCTCCTGCGCATCAACCTCGGCGATGCCGGTTCCGTCGCCACCATCGAGGCGAACGCGCGCGCCGTCGACGACGCGGCCGCCGCGCAGGTGCCGATCATGCTGGAGCCGTTCATCAGCGACTGGGTGAACGGGCGGGTGGTCAACGACCTCAGCACCGACGCCGTGATCCGGTCCATCGCGATCGCCGGCGGGCTGGGGACGACCTCCGTCTACACCTGGCTGAAGCTTCCCGTCGTGCCCGACATGGAGCGCGTCATGGCCACGACGACACTCCCCACCCTGCTGCTCGGCGGGGAGGCGAGAGCGGGAGAAGACGAGGTGTTCGAGCTCTGGGAGGGCGCCCTGCGCCTTCCGGGCGTGCGGGGGCTGGTCGCGGGACGGAGCCTGATCTACCCCTCCGACGGCGACGTGGCCTCGGCCGTCGACCGGGCCGCAGCACTCGTCCATGCTCCCGGCCGGGCCATCCTCAGGCCATGA
- a CDS encoding ThuA domain-containing protein, whose amino-acid sequence MTTTEPIRVVVWGENRHEQVNPVVRGIYPDGMHTTIADGIRALLGDGVTVSTRVLDEPEHGMTEETLASTDVLLWWGHTAHEEVDDEVVDRIHRHVLEGMGIIVLHSGHHSKIFRRLMGTTCSLRWRNDADRELVWTIAPRHPIAEGVPQPIIIPGQEMYGEFFDIPEPDELVFISSFSGGEVFRSGVTYRRGYGRVFYFSPGDEVFPVYHQPEVQRVIANGVRWARPEKAREPYVVTPMYLTGEFDRPVLPSPDGLVDYYTREPIASRES is encoded by the coding sequence TTGACCACCACCGAACCGATCCGCGTCGTCGTCTGGGGCGAGAACCGTCACGAGCAGGTGAACCCCGTCGTGCGCGGGATCTACCCGGACGGCATGCACACCACCATCGCCGACGGGATCAGGGCTCTGCTGGGTGACGGCGTCACGGTCTCGACGCGCGTCCTCGACGAGCCGGAGCACGGCATGACCGAGGAGACGCTGGCGTCGACCGACGTGCTGCTGTGGTGGGGCCACACCGCACACGAGGAGGTGGACGACGAGGTCGTCGACCGCATCCACCGTCACGTCCTGGAGGGGATGGGCATCATCGTGCTCCACTCCGGGCACCACTCCAAGATCTTCCGCCGCCTCATGGGCACGACCTGCAGCCTGCGGTGGCGCAACGACGCCGACCGCGAGCTGGTGTGGACCATCGCGCCGCGGCATCCCATCGCCGAGGGCGTGCCGCAGCCGATCATCATCCCGGGGCAGGAGATGTACGGAGAGTTCTTCGACATCCCGGAGCCCGACGAGCTGGTGTTCATCAGCAGCTTCTCCGGCGGCGAGGTCTTCCGCAGCGGTGTGACGTACCGCCGAGGCTATGGGCGGGTGTTCTACTTCAGCCCGGGCGACGAGGTGTTCCCGGTCTACCACCAGCCGGAGGTTCAGCGCGTGATCGCCAACGGGGTCCGGTGGGCGCGTCCCGAGAAGGCGCGCGAGCCCTATGTCGTCACGCCCATGTACCTGACGGGCGAGTTCGACCGCCCGGTGCTGCCGTCCCCCGACGGTCTCGTCGACTACTACACCCGCGAGCCGATCGCGTCGCGGGAGAGCTGA
- a CDS encoding ROK family transcriptional regulator: MLRGTNLPRLGDYNQAVILDLIRRDPGTSRADLQRSSGLASQTVSNIARRLLDAGMIRESEPTEVVRGRPSIPLTVNADGAFSVGVHVDPALLTLVLVDVAGQVRHRQQLRMPQTASPHELTSLIAVSTGRLIREFGVDREKVLGLGIAVPGPLDVQTGVVLRPPQLPTWRDVHLRADLHDATGMPVLLDKDVTAAATAELRTSASSDFLFVYLGSGVGAAVVIGGQVLRGDSNNIGEIGDILVDPAAEDLGWGGRRGGLAAACVPEALVIQAAQAGLLPLPDLHDYLALDDACTTLSELAANGDATASQLLERAARRVAVGIGVLVNFLDVPRVVLGGPTWKRLSGAFLPVLEDAVRAELIVPRDSLAVVGSTLSEQIAAQGAAELVMDHFLAPHASVLLME, translated from the coding sequence ATGCTTCGGGGCACCAACCTCCCCCGCCTGGGCGACTACAACCAGGCGGTCATCCTCGACCTGATCCGACGGGACCCGGGGACCAGCAGGGCCGACCTCCAGCGCAGCTCCGGCCTGGCCTCGCAGACCGTCTCGAACATCGCGCGGCGCCTCCTCGATGCCGGCATGATCCGCGAGAGCGAGCCCACCGAGGTCGTGCGCGGCCGGCCGAGCATCCCGCTGACCGTCAACGCCGACGGCGCCTTCTCGGTCGGCGTCCATGTCGACCCGGCGCTCCTCACCCTCGTCCTCGTCGATGTCGCGGGCCAGGTGCGCCACCGGCAGCAGCTGCGCATGCCGCAGACCGCCAGCCCCCACGAGCTGACCTCCCTCATCGCCGTCAGCACCGGGCGCCTCATCCGCGAGTTCGGGGTCGATCGCGAGAAGGTCCTCGGGCTCGGCATCGCGGTCCCCGGCCCGCTCGACGTGCAGACCGGCGTCGTCCTCCGCCCGCCGCAGCTGCCGACGTGGCGCGACGTCCATCTGCGGGCGGACCTGCACGACGCGACGGGGATGCCCGTGCTGCTCGACAAGGACGTGACGGCGGCGGCGACGGCCGAGCTGCGCACGTCGGCCAGCTCCGACTTCCTCTTCGTCTACCTGGGCTCGGGAGTGGGCGCCGCCGTCGTCATCGGAGGGCAGGTGCTCCGCGGCGACAGCAACAACATCGGGGAGATCGGCGACATCCTCGTCGATCCGGCCGCCGAGGACCTCGGCTGGGGCGGTCGGCGCGGAGGCCTCGCAGCCGCGTGCGTGCCGGAGGCCCTCGTGATCCAGGCCGCCCAGGCGGGGCTCCTCCCGCTCCCGGATCTGCACGACTACCTGGCGCTGGACGACGCGTGCACCACACTGTCCGAACTCGCGGCGAACGGGGATGCGACAGCGTCCCAGCTCCTGGAGCGTGCCGCCCGCCGGGTCGCCGTCGGGATCGGCGTGCTGGTGAACTTCCTCGATGTGCCGCGCGTGGTGCTCGGCGGACCGACCTGGAAGCGGCTGAGCGGAGCGTTCCTCCCGGTCCTCGAGGACGCCGTGCGCGCCGAGCTCATCGTCCCGCGCGACTCCCTCGCCGTCGTCGGCTCCACCCTAAGCGAGCAGATCGCGGCGCAGGGCGCGGCCGAGCTGGTGATGGACCACTTCCTCGCGCCGCACGCGAGCGTCCTGCTCATGGAGTGA